Proteins co-encoded in one Alphaproteobacteria bacterium genomic window:
- a CDS encoding TIGR00730 family Rossman fold protein: MAKNKQHVVQLRIIPREKIQKVWIMDAAGLMHLDNRPTITVFSGSREGNEPVFKATAYKVGKLIAEQKWRVVYGGGPGGTMGAVADGAADAGGEVIGVTPEYFLNTASKNPNEGLHPRATASITVKYFSERKIVMDILGDAFLALPGGYGTDDETNEAVTLRQTGIHEKPTYLMNIPCMEDGKQIGFYDYRMKDLALRNKTGFISDRHLKYAKLVGTPEEFIKAVSRDLGLNKA; the protein is encoded by the coding sequence ATGGCCAAAAACAAGCAGCATGTCGTTCAGCTTCGCATCATTCCGCGCGAAAAAATCCAGAAAGTCTGGATCATGGATGCGGCCGGGCTCATGCATCTTGATAACCGCCCGACCATCACCGTCTTTTCCGGCTCGCGCGAAGGCAATGAACCGGTTTTTAAGGCAACCGCCTATAAGGTCGGCAAGCTTATCGCCGAGCAGAAATGGCGCGTGGTTTATGGCGGCGGGCCCGGCGGCACAATGGGCGCAGTTGCAGATGGCGCAGCCGACGCCGGCGGCGAAGTTATCGGCGTCACGCCGGAATACTTCCTGAATACCGCCAGCAAGAACCCGAACGAAGGGCTGCATCCGCGCGCGACCGCCTCCATTACCGTTAAATATTTTTCCGAACGCAAAATCGTGATGGACATTCTGGGCGATGCGTTCCTTGCGCTGCCCGGCGGCTACGGCACGGATGATGAAACCAACGAAGCCGTGACGCTGCGCCAGACCGGCATCCACGAAAAACCGACCTACCTGATGAATATTCCTTGCATGGAAGACGGCAAACAGATCGGGTTCTATGATTACCGCATGAAGGATCTGGCGCTGCGCAACAAAACCGGCTTCATTTCCGATCGCCACCTTAAATACGCCAAGCTTGTCGGAACGCCCGAAGAATTCATCAAGGCCGTCAGCCGGGATCTCGGTCTCAACAAGGCCTAG
- a CDS encoding xanthine phosphoribosyltransferase: MSAAYHKKFVTTWEEIQRYSMALAWRVGPKAPSGNPWRGIIAVARGGLVPAAAVARELHIRLIDTICLQSYTGKKLGKTSIIKDATLATNGGKDWLIIDDLVDTGHTAKIVRKMLPKAHFATLYAKPKGLPYVDSYLMEFSQDTWIYFPWEVEQQYKSNE, encoded by the coding sequence ATGTCCGCCGCCTATCACAAGAAATTCGTCACCACCTGGGAAGAAATCCAGCGCTACAGCATGGCGCTTGCGTGGCGCGTGGGGCCCAAAGCGCCTTCGGGCAACCCGTGGCGCGGCATCATCGCGGTGGCGCGCGGCGGGCTGGTGCCGGCGGCTGCCGTGGCGCGGGAACTGCACATCCGCCTGATCGACACCATCTGCCTGCAAAGTTATACGGGCAAGAAGCTGGGCAAGACGTCCATCATCAAGGATGCGACGCTGGCAACGAACGGCGGCAAGGATTGGCTGATCATCGACGATCTGGTCGATACCGGCCACACTGCCAAGATCGTGCGCAAGATGCTGCCGAAGGCGCATTTCGCCACGCTGTATGCCAAGCCCAAAGGCTTGCCATATGTCGATAGTTATCTCATGGAATTCAGCCAGGATACCTGGATCTATTTTCCATGGGAAGTTGAACAGCAATACAAGTCAAACGAATAG